The Mycolicibacterium mageritense genome contains a region encoding:
- a CDS encoding DMT family transporter, producing MRSETLDKLAAVAAGLTVLLWSSAFVVIRAVGTVFSPGSLTFIRLVVGLLCLLVLAAFYRQPLPRGRTLALVAGYGLLWFAGYNITLNWAERHLDAGTAALLVNFAPILVAIFAGLFLGEGFPRQLVVGIAVAFGGVALISLATAGDGNADVIGVALGLVTALFYAASVLLQKVALRTVDPLTATWVACAAGMLATTPFAPVTLSELTHASPTAITGAIYLGVAPTAIAFTTWAFALSRMNAGAASATTLAIPAIAIVLSWLTLQETPSALAMCGGAIALAGVALTRRSPKPAAASAAPTNKANQIDPCHD from the coding sequence ATGCGATCAGAAACCCTCGACAAACTCGCAGCGGTCGCAGCCGGGCTCACCGTGCTGCTGTGGTCGTCCGCGTTCGTGGTGATCCGCGCTGTCGGCACGGTCTTCTCACCGGGCTCGCTGACCTTCATCCGCCTCGTAGTGGGTTTGCTGTGCCTGCTGGTGCTCGCTGCGTTCTATCGCCAGCCGCTGCCCCGCGGCCGAACACTCGCCTTGGTGGCCGGCTACGGTTTGCTGTGGTTTGCCGGCTACAACATCACTCTTAACTGGGCCGAGCGCCACCTCGACGCGGGCACTGCCGCCCTTCTGGTCAACTTCGCCCCCATACTCGTCGCCATCTTCGCGGGCCTGTTTCTCGGCGAGGGTTTCCCACGGCAACTCGTGGTCGGAATCGCCGTCGCGTTCGGGGGTGTGGCCCTGATCTCGCTGGCAACGGCTGGTGACGGCAATGCGGACGTCATCGGCGTTGCCCTCGGGTTGGTCACCGCCCTGTTTTACGCCGCAAGCGTGCTACTGCAGAAAGTAGCCTTGCGCACTGTCGACCCGCTGACCGCGACCTGGGTCGCCTGCGCCGCTGGAATGCTCGCCACCACGCCCTTCGCACCCGTCACACTCTCCGAACTCACACACGCATCACCAACCGCCATCACAGGAGCCATCTACCTCGGCGTCGCTCCGACCGCCATCGCCTTCACCACCTGGGCGTTCGCCCTCAGCCGGATGAACGCAGGAGCGGCATCAGCCACCACCCTGGCCATCCCGGCAATCGCCATCGTGCTCTCATGGCTCACGCTGCAAGAGACACCGTCGGCACTCGCAATGTGCGGCGGTGCCATAGCACTCGCCGGGGTCGCGCTCACACGGCGAAGCCCCAAACCCGCTGCTGCCTCAGCCGCGCCAACCAATAAAGCCAACCAAATAGATCCGTGCCACGATTGA
- a CDS encoding IS481 family transposase, giving the protein MRELSVVEQRYQAVLAVISDGLSITQVASKVGVSRQTLHAWLARYEAEGLDGLADRSHRPAWCPHQMPAEVEATVLELRRSRPYWGPRRLVFELAKRKVAPLPSASAVYRALLRAGLIDPRLRDRRARKWKRWERATPMELWQMDVVGGFPLANGTSAKALTGIDDHSRMCVCARLMVRERTRAVCDGLREALATYGAPEQILTDNGKVFTGRFNHPPVEVLFDAICREHGIEHLLTQPRTPTTTGKIERFHRSLRAEFLRTAAPFANLRTAQAALDAWVCEYNTVRPHQSLKMATPAERFTAGARVSPAVRTPAAPDERGGQDWVSRTVTTNGVVCVSWQQVSVGRHYAGARCDVHVDGGLLRFWVGDQLVKTAARTSTGEVRNKRAFRTGAQA; this is encoded by the coding sequence GTGAGGGAGTTGAGCGTGGTCGAGCAGAGGTATCAGGCCGTGTTGGCGGTGATCAGTGATGGTTTGTCGATAACGCAGGTGGCCAGCAAGGTCGGGGTGTCGCGGCAGACGCTGCATGCTTGGTTGGCCCGCTATGAGGCCGAGGGTCTGGATGGGTTGGCGGATCGGTCGCATCGGCCGGCGTGGTGTCCGCATCAGATGCCGGCCGAGGTGGAAGCGACGGTGCTGGAGCTGCGGCGCTCGCGCCCGTACTGGGGGCCGCGGCGGTTGGTGTTCGAACTGGCCAAACGCAAGGTGGCACCGCTGCCGTCGGCCTCAGCGGTGTATCGGGCGTTGCTGCGGGCCGGGTTGATTGATCCGAGGCTGCGGGATCGACGCGCTCGCAAGTGGAAACGTTGGGAACGCGCTACCCCGATGGAGTTGTGGCAGATGGATGTGGTGGGCGGATTCCCCCTGGCCAATGGGACCAGTGCCAAGGCGTTGACCGGGATCGACGATCACTCCCGGATGTGCGTGTGTGCTCGGTTGATGGTCCGGGAGCGCACCCGCGCGGTGTGCGACGGGCTGCGCGAGGCGTTGGCGACCTACGGCGCTCCTGAGCAGATCTTGACCGATAACGGCAAGGTGTTCACCGGCCGGTTTAACCATCCTCCGGTGGAGGTGCTCTTCGATGCGATCTGCCGCGAGCATGGCATCGAGCATCTGCTGACCCAGCCACGCACGCCGACCACGACCGGCAAGATCGAGCGGTTTCACCGCAGCCTGCGAGCCGAGTTCCTCCGCACCGCAGCGCCTTTCGCCAACCTGAGGACCGCCCAGGCGGCGTTGGATGCATGGGTGTGCGAGTACAACACCGTTCGGCCGCATCAGTCGTTGAAGATGGCCACCCCGGCCGAACGATTCACTGCCGGTGCTCGTGTCAGCCCAGCGGTCAGGACACCCGCTGCCCCTGACGAGCGCGGTGGCCAGGACTGGGTGTCACGGACGGTGACCACCAACGGGGTGGTCTGCGTGTCCTGGCAGCAGGTCAGCGTGGGCCGGCATTACGCGGGGGCACGCTGCGATGTGCACGTCGACGGTGGGCTGCTGCGGTTCTGGGTCGGCGACCAACTCGTCAAAACCGCTGCCCGCACCAGCACCGGCGAGGTACGAAACAAACGGGCCTTCCGCACCGGCGCACAGGCCTAA
- a CDS encoding threonine aldolase family protein: MASVPSPSYAFASDNAAPAHPKVIAAIAAANDGAAPSYGDDATTQRAAEAIKAAFDSPDAEVLFALTGTGANIIALASAVRPWQEILCSDVSHSLIDEAGGPVRLSGAQLAVLPSDDGLIDPAELDRAVVRRGPVHHSQPRIVTITQSTENGRIWTPQAIKDFIDHAHDLDLLVHVDGSRLGNAIAALDVAPREAIADADIVTVGGTKNGILLGDAILVRRPERFDGIHFVQKQIGHLASKHRFIGAQFEALLNDDLWLHNAAHANAMAARLSTGLERLGLRLACPTDANEVFVDLASDTLQKLSAHYAVHQPDPLKPAVRFVCSWATTEAEVDDALQILASILPPGS; the protein is encoded by the coding sequence ATGGCGAGCGTGCCGTCACCGTCTTATGCCTTCGCCTCCGACAACGCCGCCCCCGCGCATCCCAAGGTCATCGCCGCGATCGCCGCGGCCAACGACGGCGCCGCTCCCTCTTATGGCGACGACGCGACGACGCAACGTGCGGCGGAGGCCATCAAAGCCGCGTTCGACTCCCCCGACGCCGAGGTGTTGTTCGCGCTCACCGGCACGGGCGCCAACATCATCGCGTTGGCGTCGGCCGTGCGGCCGTGGCAGGAGATCCTCTGCAGCGACGTCTCCCACTCCCTGATCGACGAGGCAGGTGGTCCGGTCCGGCTCTCGGGCGCGCAGCTCGCGGTGCTGCCCAGTGATGACGGGCTGATCGACCCGGCCGAACTCGACCGAGCAGTTGTGCGCCGCGGGCCCGTCCACCATTCGCAACCGCGCATCGTCACCATCACGCAATCCACGGAGAACGGCCGGATCTGGACTCCGCAGGCCATCAAAGACTTCATCGACCACGCCCACGATCTCGACCTGCTGGTGCACGTCGACGGCTCCCGGCTCGGCAACGCGATCGCAGCCCTGGACGTCGCACCCCGGGAGGCGATCGCCGATGCTGACATCGTCACCGTCGGCGGCACCAAGAACGGCATCCTGCTGGGCGACGCGATCCTGGTGCGTCGGCCCGAGCGGTTCGACGGAATTCACTTCGTGCAAAAGCAGATCGGCCATCTGGCCAGCAAGCACCGGTTCATCGGCGCCCAGTTCGAGGCGTTGCTGAACGACGACCTGTGGTTGCACAACGCGGCACACGCCAACGCCATGGCGGCGCGGCTCAGCACCGGGCTTGAGCGCCTTGGCTTGCGGCTGGCCTGCCCCACCGACGCCAACGAGGTGTTCGTCGACCTCGCATCCGACACCTTGCAGAAGCTGTCGGCGCACTATGCGGTGCACCAACCCGATCCGCTGAAGCCGGCCGTGCGATTCGTGTGCTCGTGGGCGACGACGGAGGCGGAAGTCGACGACGCTCTGCAGATCCTCGCGTCGATTTTGCCGCCAGGGTCGTGA
- a CDS encoding serine hydrolase domain-containing protein, producing MRVTRLAQAALLALAACATPAEPSALNQIDPANFQTAIETAAENLQAPGALVLLQTPQGTFTAKVGTTELGTQSPPQPDTHFRIASNTKPMTAALIVLLAQDGKLTLDDPISAYVPEVPHGDNITLADLLLMRSGLYCYTSAPELSAQLDADPAKPWTPQQVLAIAFAHPPNAPPDSEYEYCNTNYALLGLVVEKVGAAPLARQFEDRLFRPLGMNNTVLPATDDTAMPQPYSHGYMYGKTLYAMVDEDYPPDMAAAAKAGTLQPVDYTHQNASYATAAGGAISTADDLATWIRALVTGKVFDAERQQQWLHSLRPEVPDHPEGQQYGYGISYQRFGPNAAMYYHGGEMPGFNSFMGFDPDNDVALVIWTNLTLSADGRTTANALLPTVLDEVYSGLHLG from the coding sequence ATGAGGGTGACGCGGTTGGCACAGGCGGCCCTGCTCGCGCTCGCGGCGTGCGCGACCCCGGCTGAACCGTCGGCGCTCAACCAGATCGACCCCGCCAACTTCCAAACCGCGATCGAGACCGCCGCCGAGAACCTCCAGGCGCCGGGCGCGCTGGTGCTGTTGCAGACCCCGCAGGGCACGTTCACCGCGAAGGTTGGCACCACCGAGCTGGGCACGCAGTCGCCGCCGCAGCCCGACACCCACTTCCGCATCGCGTCGAACACCAAGCCGATGACAGCCGCATTGATCGTGCTGCTGGCCCAGGACGGGAAGCTCACACTGGACGACCCGATCTCGGCCTACGTCCCCGAGGTGCCCCACGGAGACAACATCACGCTCGCGGACCTGCTCCTGATGCGCAGCGGGCTGTACTGCTACACCAGCGCACCGGAACTCTCGGCTCAGCTCGACGCCGACCCGGCGAAGCCCTGGACCCCGCAGCAGGTGCTGGCCATCGCGTTCGCACATCCACCGAATGCACCGCCCGACAGCGAATACGAGTACTGCAACACCAACTATGCGTTGCTCGGCCTCGTCGTCGAGAAGGTCGGCGCCGCGCCTCTGGCCCGCCAATTCGAAGATCGGCTGTTCAGGCCGCTCGGCATGAACAACACGGTGCTGCCGGCGACCGATGACACAGCGATGCCTCAGCCGTATTCGCATGGGTACATGTACGGAAAGACGTTGTACGCCATGGTCGACGAGGATTATCCGCCGGACATGGCGGCCGCGGCGAAGGCCGGCACGTTGCAACCGGTCGACTACACGCACCAGAACGCGTCGTACGCCACGGCCGCCGGTGGCGCCATCTCGACCGCCGACGATCTGGCCACCTGGATCCGAGCACTGGTCACCGGCAAGGTCTTCGACGCCGAACGCCAGCAGCAGTGGCTGCACAGCCTGCGCCCCGAAGTTCCCGACCACCCGGAGGGGCAGCAGTACGGCTATGGCATCAGCTATCAACGGTTCGGCCCGAACGCCGCGATGTACTACCACGGCGGCGAGATGCCCGGCTTCAACTCGTTCATGGGGTTCGACCCGGACAACGATGTGGCACTGGTCATCTGGACCAACCTGACGCTGTCAGCGGACGGCCGGACCACGGCGAACGCACTGCTGCCGACCGTGCTCGACGAGGTTTACAGCGGCCTGCACCTCGGCTGA
- a CDS encoding carboxymuconolactone decarboxylase family protein produces the protein MLDTAGVLSELTRLVALSPPKLADVNADIREACAATVALPPLPAETSGGAVDPMVTEFAEQFSIDVTGISAAQRAAFADLLGPDVFGVATLIYIADFVPRVNAGLCSIGVHLPLEPASWDHDTNPSDYVLDVFVPSVGKMRALDPVTSELVRLRGARQHNCRLCRSLREAAALEAGATESVYDEIDHYEDSGLSDRHKAALRYTDALIWNPSQVSGDDLLQHFSRDEAIELTLDVMRNACNKVAVSLGVDGARVSEGTEQYRIGDDGQPIYS, from the coding sequence GTGTTGGATACTGCGGGTGTGTTGAGTGAGTTGACGCGCCTGGTGGCGTTGTCGCCGCCGAAGCTAGCCGACGTCAACGCCGACATCCGTGAGGCGTGCGCGGCGACCGTTGCCTTGCCGCCGCTGCCGGCCGAAACCTCGGGCGGCGCCGTCGACCCCATGGTCACCGAGTTCGCCGAACAGTTCAGCATCGACGTGACCGGGATCAGCGCCGCGCAACGGGCCGCCTTCGCGGACCTGCTGGGCCCTGACGTGTTCGGCGTCGCGACGCTGATCTACATCGCCGACTTCGTGCCTCGGGTGAACGCCGGCCTGTGCTCGATCGGGGTGCACCTGCCGCTCGAACCCGCCAGCTGGGACCACGACACGAATCCGTCGGACTATGTGCTGGACGTATTCGTTCCCTCGGTCGGCAAGATGCGGGCATTGGACCCGGTCACCTCGGAGCTCGTGCGACTGCGTGGTGCGCGCCAGCACAACTGCCGGTTGTGCAGGTCGTTGCGGGAAGCCGCGGCGTTGGAGGCCGGTGCCACCGAGTCGGTGTACGACGAGATCGATCACTATGAAGATTCCGGGCTCTCCGATCGGCACAAGGCTGCGCTGCGCTACACCGATGCGCTGATCTGGAACCCGTCACAGGTCTCCGGAGACGATCTGCTGCAACATTTCTCGCGGGACGAGGCGATCGAGCTGACCCTGGACGTCATGCGCAATGCGTGCAACAAGGTGGCGGTCTCGCTCGGCGTCGACGGTGCCCGCGTCAGCGAGGGCACCGAGCAGTACCGGATCGGTGACGACGGGCAACCGATCTACAGCTGA
- a CDS encoding Lrp/AsnC family transcriptional regulator — MDEVDEAIVGLLESDGRLTHRDVAHRVGLSRSAAAARMQRLIASGQVVVRGVVHPAVLGRGAVAHVSVMVDGSAAPIATALAQRVDVAFLSLTSGVYALIAEVRVGSMRDVDGVITELRAMSGVVGVDTLTYIEVLRDVVGPVGDVDVEVDEVDLALLRALQRDGRASYVDLAQAVGLSPAGARRRVVRLIESQVVRIGAVVRHSGQDRQSALGLGIRLTGTGDDVVTALAGMRSVIFLARTLGRFDLLATVRAFSAAQLVEILDAVRALPGVGVVDSWVHLDVVKESYASGLDAMVRPRRAR; from the coding sequence ATGGACGAGGTGGATGAGGCAATCGTCGGCCTGCTGGAAAGTGACGGCCGGCTGACCCATCGCGATGTCGCACACCGGGTGGGCCTGTCGCGTTCCGCTGCCGCGGCTCGCATGCAGCGGCTGATCGCCAGCGGGCAGGTCGTGGTGCGCGGCGTCGTGCACCCGGCCGTGCTGGGGCGTGGGGCGGTGGCGCACGTCAGTGTGATGGTCGACGGATCCGCCGCTCCGATCGCGACAGCGCTGGCACAGCGCGTCGACGTCGCGTTCCTGTCGCTGACCAGCGGTGTGTACGCGCTCATCGCCGAGGTGCGGGTCGGGTCGATGCGCGACGTCGACGGAGTGATCACCGAGCTGCGTGCGATGAGCGGCGTCGTGGGCGTCGACACGCTCACCTACATCGAGGTGCTGCGTGACGTCGTCGGCCCGGTCGGCGATGTCGACGTCGAAGTCGACGAGGTGGATCTCGCGCTGCTGCGGGCGTTGCAGCGCGATGGCCGCGCGTCGTACGTGGATCTCGCACAGGCAGTGGGACTTTCACCCGCCGGTGCGCGGCGACGCGTGGTACGGCTGATCGAGTCACAGGTGGTGCGCATCGGTGCGGTGGTCCGTCATTCGGGACAGGACCGGCAGAGTGCACTCGGCTTGGGCATCAGGCTCACCGGAACCGGCGACGACGTGGTGACGGCGTTGGCGGGCATGCGATCGGTCATCTTCCTGGCCCGCACGCTCGGCCGCTTCGATCTGTTGGCCACGGTCCGGGCGTTCTCGGCGGCGCAGCTCGTCGAGATCCTCGACGCCGTGCGGGCCCTGCCCGGGGTCGGTGTCGTCGACAGCTGGGTGCATCTCGACGTGGTGAAAGAGAGCTACGCATCGGGTTTGGATGCGATGGTCCGGCCGCGCCGGGCGCGGTAA
- a CDS encoding purine-cytosine permease family protein, whose protein sequence is MAASETPTITPKATEVEMHGVEPIPDAERTAGPLDLFRLIFGGANTIATVVLGTFPIIFGLSFRDALFATLAGLVLGSLILAPMSLFGPRNGTNNAVSSSAHLGVHGRVVGSFLSLLTAVAFFSISVWTSGDVLVGGANRAIGLPQNDLAVGVAYGIFALLVLVVCIYGFRFMLLVNKIAVIAATLLFLAGIVAFGGMFDPGYSGTLTLGDPLYWPSFVGAALIVMSNPVSFGAFLGDWARYIPRETLGWKTMVATIAAQLSTLVPFLFGLVTATVIATRAPENFAAGDYVGGLLTVSPAWYFIPVCLIALIGGMSTGTTALYGTGLDFSSVFPRFSRVQATIFIGSIAIVFIFIGRFAFNVVQSISTFAVLIVTCTAPWMVVMMVGWFTRRGWYDSDALQVFNRRQRGGRYWFTHGWNWRGLGAWLVSAALSICFVNLPDQFVGPLGNLAGGIDLSIPVGLGLAAVLYPALLWAFPEPRDAFGPDGPRGIPAGAPADIPIVSEDTESTSPTAEAVA, encoded by the coding sequence ATGGCAGCCAGCGAAACTCCCACGATCACGCCCAAGGCCACCGAAGTGGAGATGCACGGCGTCGAACCCATCCCCGACGCCGAGCGCACCGCGGGCCCGCTCGACCTGTTCCGTCTGATCTTCGGCGGCGCCAACACGATCGCCACCGTGGTGCTCGGCACCTTCCCCATCATCTTCGGGCTGTCGTTCCGTGACGCGCTGTTCGCGACCCTGGCCGGCCTGGTGCTCGGCTCGTTGATCCTGGCGCCGATGTCGCTGTTCGGTCCACGTAACGGCACCAACAACGCGGTGTCGTCGTCGGCGCATCTCGGAGTGCACGGCCGGGTGGTCGGCTCGTTCCTATCCCTGCTGACCGCCGTCGCGTTCTTCTCGATCTCGGTGTGGACTTCCGGCGACGTCCTGGTGGGCGGCGCCAACAGGGCGATCGGGCTGCCGCAGAACGATCTGGCGGTCGGCGTGGCGTACGGCATCTTTGCGCTGCTGGTGCTCGTCGTGTGCATCTACGGCTTCCGATTCATGTTGCTGGTCAACAAGATCGCCGTCATCGCGGCCACGTTGTTGTTCCTGGCCGGCATCGTGGCCTTCGGCGGCATGTTCGACCCGGGATACAGCGGCACGCTCACCCTCGGCGATCCCCTGTACTGGCCGTCGTTCGTCGGCGCCGCGCTGATCGTGATGTCGAATCCGGTGTCGTTCGGTGCATTCCTCGGAGACTGGGCCCGTTACATCCCCCGCGAGACGCTCGGCTGGAAGACCATGGTGGCCACCATCGCCGCGCAGCTGTCCACGCTGGTGCCGTTCCTGTTCGGTCTTGTCACCGCGACGGTGATCGCCACGCGCGCACCGGAGAACTTCGCCGCGGGCGACTACGTCGGTGGGCTGCTGACCGTTTCACCGGCCTGGTACTTCATCCCGGTGTGCCTGATCGCGCTGATCGGTGGCATGTCGACCGGCACCACCGCGCTGTACGGCACCGGCCTCGACTTCTCCAGCGTGTTCCCCCGCTTCAGCCGCGTCCAGGCGACCATCTTCATCGGCTCGATCGCCATCGTGTTCATCTTCATCGGGCGCTTCGCTTTCAATGTGGTGCAGAGCATCTCGACGTTCGCGGTGCTGATCGTCACGTGCACCGCGCCGTGGATGGTGGTCATGATGGTCGGCTGGTTCACGCGCCGCGGCTGGTACGACTCCGACGCGCTGCAGGTGTTCAACCGCAGGCAGCGCGGCGGGCGGTACTGGTTCACCCATGGCTGGAACTGGCGCGGTCTGGGCGCCTGGCTGGTGTCGGCCGCACTGTCGATCTGCTTCGTCAATCTGCCCGACCAGTTCGTGGGACCGCTGGGCAACCTCGCCGGCGGTATCGACCTGTCCATCCCGGTCGGCCTCGGCCTGGCCGCCGTGCTCTACCCCGCGCTGCTGTGGGCGTTCCCCGAACCGCGTGACGCCTTCGGACCCGACGGCCCGCGGGGGATCCCGGCAGGCGCGCCCGCCGACATCCCGATCGTCTCGGAGGACACCGAAAGCACGTCTCCGACAGCGGAAGCCGTCGCCTGA
- a CDS encoding metallopeptidase TldD-related protein, whose product MIGAQQVVDIALGAADPGVETTVLVTDRADASLRWAGNSMTTNGEAVSRTTTVISVVRKGDKAHVGSVRSSEVDPAIIPDLVAAAEQAARSAPEARDAAPALPPDGVPADWDAAVPQTGAQAFSGIARELARGFGGGDQLYGYARHVLETTFVATSTGLRRRYTQPTGSVEVNAKRNGASAWAGVSTPDFVDVPVDSMLADLSLRLGWAERTVELPAGRYETLMPPSTVADMMIFLNWSMDGRGAQEGRTALSAPGGTRVGEKLTDLGLTLYSDPHAETLACQPFVAVPSSSERVSIFDNGMGINRVDWIRDGVVNALAYPRAVAAEYGTPVAVPADNLLMTGGSTELADMIAGTERGLLLTTLWYIREVDPTVLLLTGLTRDGVYLIEDGEVTAAVNNFRFNESPLGLLRRATEAGISEVTLPREWGDWATRAAMPTLRIPDFHMSSVSQAQ is encoded by the coding sequence ATGATCGGCGCGCAGCAGGTCGTCGACATCGCACTGGGCGCGGCGGATCCGGGCGTGGAGACGACGGTGCTGGTCACCGACCGGGCCGACGCCTCATTGCGTTGGGCCGGCAACTCGATGACCACCAACGGCGAGGCGGTCAGCCGCACTACCACGGTGATTTCCGTTGTGCGCAAAGGAGACAAGGCGCACGTCGGTTCGGTGCGCTCCAGCGAGGTCGATCCGGCGATCATCCCGGACCTGGTGGCCGCCGCCGAGCAGGCGGCCAGGTCGGCACCGGAAGCCCGCGACGCCGCACCGGCATTGCCACCCGACGGAGTGCCTGCCGACTGGGACGCGGCCGTGCCGCAGACCGGCGCGCAGGCGTTTTCGGGCATCGCACGCGAATTGGCGCGCGGGTTCGGCGGCGGTGATCAGCTGTACGGCTACGCCCGGCACGTGCTCGAGACGACGTTCGTGGCGACCTCGACGGGCTTGCGGCGGCGCTACACGCAGCCGACCGGCTCGGTGGAGGTCAACGCCAAGCGGAACGGGGCGAGTGCTTGGGCGGGCGTGAGCACACCGGATTTCGTTGACGTGCCGGTCGATTCGATGCTGGCCGATCTGTCGCTGCGGCTGGGCTGGGCAGAGCGGACCGTCGAACTGCCGGCCGGGCGGTACGAGACGCTCATGCCGCCGTCCACGGTCGCGGACATGATGATCTTCCTCAACTGGTCGATGGACGGTCGCGGTGCGCAGGAGGGCCGCACCGCGTTGTCGGCGCCCGGCGGTACGCGGGTGGGGGAGAAGCTCACGGATCTCGGGCTGACCCTCTACTCCGACCCACACGCCGAAACCCTGGCCTGCCAGCCGTTTGTCGCGGTGCCGAGCTCGTCGGAGCGGGTGTCGATCTTCGACAACGGCATGGGCATCAACCGCGTCGACTGGATCCGCGACGGCGTCGTCAACGCCTTGGCGTACCCGCGGGCCGTTGCCGCCGAGTACGGCACTCCCGTCGCGGTGCCCGCGGACAACCTGCTGATGACCGGCGGTTCGACCGAGCTGGCGGACATGATCGCCGGTACCGAGCGCGGTCTGCTGCTGACCACACTGTGGTACATCCGCGAGGTGGATCCGACCGTGCTGTTGTTGACCGGGCTGACCCGCGACGGCGTGTACCTCATCGAGGACGGCGAGGTGACTGCGGCCGTCAACAACTTCCGGTTCAACGAGAGTCCGCTGGGCCTGCTGCGGAGGGCCACCGAGGCCGGGATCAGCGAGGTGACGTTGCCGCGCGAGTGGGGGGATTGGGCGACCCGCGCGGCGATGCCGACGCTGCGGATCCCCGACTTCCACATGTCGTCGGTGAGTCAGGCGCAGTAG
- a CDS encoding TldD/PmbA family protein, translated as MTAQRRVDTDFLELPRFELAQAALSAAVAAGASYADLRIHRITTEIIQLRDGELETSVVNREIGLAVRVIVDGTWGFASNAELAPGVAAETARRAVQVATTLAPLNAERIELAPEPVYADATWVSAYDIDPFSVPAADKIGVLDEYSGRLLAADGVDHVSAGVHAVKEQTFYADTFGSSITQQRVRVLPTLEAVAVDSAAGSFETMRTLAPPAARGWEAVAGDEIWNWSAELAELPTLLAEKTKAPSVIAGPTDLVIDPSNLWLTIHESIGHATEYDRAVGYEAAYAGTSFATPDKLGTMRYGSGVMNVTADRTVEFGLATVGFDDEGVRAQSWDLVRDGIFVGYQLDRVFAPRLGESRSNGCSYADSPHHVPIQRMANVSLQPGREDLSTDDLISRVSDGLYIVGDKSWSIDMQRYNFQFTGQRFYRIRDGRLDGQVRDVAYQSTTTDFWGAMEAVGGPSTWRLGGAFNCGKAQPGQVAPVSHGCPSALFRGINVLNTRTEGGR; from the coding sequence GTGACAGCTCAACGACGTGTCGACACCGACTTTCTGGAGCTGCCCCGGTTCGAGTTGGCTCAAGCGGCGTTGTCCGCCGCCGTCGCGGCCGGAGCGAGCTACGCCGACCTGCGAATTCACCGCATCACCACGGAGATCATCCAGTTGCGCGACGGCGAGTTGGAGACGTCGGTGGTCAACCGCGAGATCGGGCTCGCGGTGCGGGTGATCGTGGACGGGACGTGGGGATTCGCGTCGAACGCCGAACTCGCGCCGGGCGTGGCGGCAGAGACCGCGCGGCGTGCCGTCCAGGTGGCTACGACGCTGGCGCCGTTGAACGCCGAACGCATCGAACTGGCCCCCGAACCGGTCTATGCCGACGCGACATGGGTGTCGGCTTACGACATCGACCCGTTCAGTGTTCCGGCTGCCGACAAGATCGGCGTGCTCGACGAATACTCGGGACGGTTGCTGGCGGCCGACGGCGTCGACCATGTGTCGGCGGGCGTTCACGCGGTCAAGGAACAGACGTTCTACGCGGACACGTTCGGATCCTCGATCACGCAGCAGCGGGTGAGGGTGTTGCCGACGCTGGAGGCGGTCGCGGTCGACTCCGCGGCGGGCAGCTTCGAAACCATGCGCACGTTGGCGCCGCCTGCGGCGCGCGGCTGGGAGGCGGTCGCCGGTGACGAGATCTGGAACTGGTCGGCCGAGCTCGCCGAGTTGCCGACGCTGCTGGCCGAGAAGACCAAGGCGCCTTCGGTGATTGCCGGCCCCACCGACTTGGTGATCGATCCGTCGAACTTGTGGTTGACCATCCACGAGTCGATCGGCCACGCGACCGAATACGACCGTGCGGTCGGCTACGAAGCGGCCTACGCCGGAACGTCGTTCGCGACGCCGGACAAGCTCGGCACCATGCGCTACGGATCCGGCGTGATGAACGTGACCGCCGACCGCACCGTGGAATTCGGTTTGGCCACGGTCGGTTTCGACGACGAAGGAGTGCGCGCGCAGAGCTGGGATCTGGTGCGCGACGGAATCTTCGTCGGCTATCAATTGGATCGAGTGTTCGCCCCGCGGCTGGGCGAGTCGCGTTCCAACGGCTGCTCGTACGCCGACTCGCCGCACCACGTCCCGATCCAGCGGATGGCCAACGTGTCATTGCAGCCGGGACGCGAGGATCTCAGCACCGACGATCTGATTTCCCGCGTGTCCGACGGCCTGTACATCGTCGGCGACAAGTCCTGGTCGATCGACATGCAGCGCTACAACTTCCAGTTCACCGGGCAGCGGTTCTACCGGATCCGCGACGGCCGGTTGGACGGTCAGGTGCGTGACGTCGCCTACCAGTCCACCACCACCGACTTCTGGGGAGCCATGGAAGCCGTCGGCGGCCCCTCGACCTGGCGGCTGGGCGGCGCGTTCAACTGCGGCAAGGCGCAGCCCGGCCAGGTGGCCCCGGTCAGTCACGGTTGCCCCAGCGCGTTGTTCCGTGGCATCAACGTGCTCAACACCAGGACGGAGGGCGGCCGATGA